ATGACCGATTACAATATCGGCGCCAAGATAAAAAAGCTGCGTCTCGCTAAGAAACTGACACTACAGGCCGTTGCGAAAGAAACCGGATTCTCGCCGGCTCTCATTTCTCAGATCGAAAACAATAACGTTTCTCCGCCGATTGCGACGCTATCGAAAATCGCTAAGTTTTTTGACGTCAAGGTCGGTATGTTTTTCGCCGAGGATGAGGAAGAGTGCCGGTTCGAGGTGGTTCGGAAGGGTGAGCGCAAGTTGATACCCCGGGTCATCTCCCGTTCCGGAACCAGCCAGGGCTACTCGTACGAATCCCTGTCATTCAGAAAACAGAACAAGAAAATGGAACCGTTTCTGCTTTCTGTGGCAGAAAAGGCTGCCGAGGAAAATACCTACAGCCATGACGGTGAGGAGTTTCTCTTTATCATGCAAGGCAGTGCCGAACTTCTCCTGGACGACGAACGCATCTCCCTCGAAGAGGGGGACTGTGTCTACTTCGATTCTTCCCTCAAGCATCGGCTTCTATCCAAAGACGGGTCAGAGGTAAAGGTGCTTGCCGTTGTAACCAGATAAGAATCAGCAATTTTGATTTACCCCTCCCGAAGTGCCAATTCACCCGATGCTTCCCATTTCGTGTGACTTTGAAAACAAAATGGATCTAATTACCCTTGCTTAAGAATATGCTGAAAACAATCCAATTACCGGAAGGATGACGGAGATGTCCAAAAAAGCGATTAAACCTTCACTGAAAAACCCCTTTGCCCCGGATGAGAAAGTTGATTTCAACATTCCCGGTGAGATTTCCCGTGCAGAAGGCGGCTACGAAGAGGCCATGAAGGAGGGTTACGACCTGATCCAGCGGCCCATAAAATCGGTGAGCATCGATCAGATCGAGAAGCAGCACTTCAAAAAGCGAATGACCGTTTGGGAAAGGATCCGGGTCCTGACTGAACTGGAGCCGAACATCCTTTTCCAGAACTGGGGCAAAAACCTGGACGGTGCTTCACTTGTCACGGGCATTCTCAATATCCACGGGCGGGACGTGGCTGTTTACGGCCATGACTTCACCGTCCGCGCCGGTTCCATGGATGCAACCAACGGCAACAAGCTGGCCCGTCTTTTCCAGATGGCCGGTGAGAAAGGAATACCGCTTATCGGCATGAATGACAGCGCCGGCGCCTTTGTTCCTGCCGGGGTTGGTGGTCTTGACGGTTATGCCGAGGCCTTCACTGCGTTGCGCAAAATCAGCGGCGTCGTGCCGAGCATCATGTGCATGTTCGGCTTCAATGCCGGTGGCGGCAGCTACCTTCCCAGGCAGGGGAGCTTTGTCATTCAGCCCCAGGATACCTTCTTCGGCCTCACTGGTCCCGGCGTCGTCAAATCCGTCCTGGGCGAGGATGTAACCCCTGAAGACCTGGGCGGACCCAAAGTCCATGGCCAGTCGGGCGTAGCAGATCTTACCGTCGAGGACGAAGTGGGCGCCTTGCGCACCGCCGTCATGCTCCTCAACTACCTTCCTGACAATAACAGCGTCATGGCTCCTTTTCAGCCGACCAGCGATCCCCTCGACCGCAAGACCTGGGAGATCAACACTCTTCTCAAGAAGGCCTTCAACTCGCCGACCGGATTCAATACTCCATTCGACGTTTCCATCATTATCCAGCAGATCTGCGATCATGGCGACTACTTTGAGATGCAGCCCAACCGTGCCCGGAATGCCGTCACCGCCTTCGGTCGCCTGGGCGGCAACGTGGTTGGTTTCGTCGCCAACAACAGCGCCGTGGACTCCGGGCAAATCGACGTTGATGCAGCCTACAAGATTGCCCGTTTCAACCGTTTCTGCAACATCTACAACATCCCCATCATTTTCATGGAAGACACCACTGGCTTCCTGCCGGGC
This region of Geotalea daltonii FRC-32 genomic DNA includes:
- a CDS encoding helix-turn-helix domain-containing protein is translated as MTDYNIGAKIKKLRLAKKLTLQAVAKETGFSPALISQIENNNVSPPIATLSKIAKFFDVKVGMFFAEDEEECRFEVVRKGERKLIPRVISRSGTSQGYSYESLSFRKQNKKMEPFLLSVAEKAAEENTYSHDGEEFLFIMQGSAELLLDDERISLEEGDCVYFDSSLKHRLLSKDGSEVKVLAVVTR
- a CDS encoding acyl-CoA carboxylase subunit beta is translated as MSKKAIKPSLKNPFAPDEKVDFNIPGEISRAEGGYEEAMKEGYDLIQRPIKSVSIDQIEKQHFKKRMTVWERIRVLTELEPNILFQNWGKNLDGASLVTGILNIHGRDVAVYGHDFTVRAGSMDATNGNKLARLFQMAGEKGIPLIGMNDSAGAFVPAGVGGLDGYAEAFTALRKISGVVPSIMCMFGFNAGGGSYLPRQGSFVIQPQDTFFGLTGPGVVKSVLGEDVTPEDLGGPKVHGQSGVADLTVEDEVGALRTAVMLLNYLPDNNSVMAPFQPTSDPLDRKTWEINTLLKKAFNSPTGFNTPFDVSIIIQQICDHGDYFEMQPNRARNAVTAFGRLGGNVVGFVANNSAVDSGQIDVDAAYKIARFNRFCNIYNIPIIFMEDTTGFLPGREQEARGIVQAGRAMLDSIVDIRTPRILLILRNAYGGAYASYNNYPTGADLVLALPTTRLAVMGPAGKEFVYKDELRKLRTEVAERVKRGTLQRIEAGVKEDAAKSDAEKEAAEWLRTQEAALNLRYEKELMNPKEALSLGSISSLVMPTDLRKVLGENLNFFLRHYKPSPMQAVQREFH